From the Amycolatopsis thermoflava N1165 genome, one window contains:
- a CDS encoding alpha-ketoacid dehydrogenase subunit beta has protein sequence MAAPVKSPVDGAVPAMQKLTIGKALNLGLRAAMEADDKVIVLGEDVGKLGGVFRITDGLQKDFGEQRVLDTPLAESGIIGTAVGLAVRGFRPVCEIQFEGFIFPGFDQISSQLAKLHYRTQGKVKVPVVVRVPFGGGIGAVEHHSESPESLFAHIPGLKVVSCSNPADAYWMIQQAIDCDDPVLFFEPKRLYHNGQLKSEVDTTTPPGPLFASRVVRQGTDCTLVAYGPSVKVCLDAAEAAAEEGRSLEVIDLRTISPLDLAPVFESVRRTGRLVAVSEASSESSITSEIAARVQQECFYSLEAPVLRATGFDTPYPPSKLEEHFLPDLDRVLHTVDRAMGW, from the coding sequence ATGGCCGCCCCCGTCAAGTCCCCTGTGGACGGTGCCGTGCCCGCGATGCAGAAGCTGACCATCGGGAAGGCCCTGAACCTGGGCCTGCGTGCCGCGATGGAGGCCGACGACAAGGTCATCGTCCTCGGTGAGGACGTCGGCAAGCTCGGCGGCGTCTTCCGCATCACCGACGGGCTGCAGAAGGACTTCGGCGAGCAGCGCGTGCTGGACACGCCGCTGGCCGAGTCCGGCATCATCGGCACCGCGGTCGGCCTCGCCGTGCGCGGGTTCCGGCCGGTGTGCGAGATCCAGTTCGAGGGCTTCATCTTCCCCGGCTTCGACCAGATCTCTTCGCAACTGGCGAAGCTGCACTACCGGACGCAGGGCAAGGTCAAGGTCCCGGTGGTCGTGCGGGTGCCCTTCGGCGGCGGGATCGGGGCGGTCGAGCACCACTCCGAGTCGCCGGAGTCGCTGTTCGCGCACATCCCCGGGCTGAAGGTCGTGTCGTGCTCCAACCCGGCCGACGCGTACTGGATGATCCAGCAGGCCATCGACTGCGACGACCCGGTGCTGTTCTTCGAGCCGAAGCGGCTCTACCACAACGGGCAGCTCAAGTCCGAAGTGGACACCACGACGCCGCCGGGGCCGCTGTTCGCCTCGCGGGTGGTGCGCCAGGGCACCGACTGCACGCTGGTCGCCTACGGGCCGTCGGTGAAGGTGTGTCTGGACGCGGCCGAGGCCGCGGCGGAAGAGGGCCGGTCGCTGGAGGTCATCGACCTCCGCACGATCTCGCCGCTCGACCTGGCGCCGGTGTTCGAGTCGGTGCGCCGCACCGGGCGGCTGGTCGCGGTCAGCGAGGCGTCGTCGGAGTCGTCGATCACCTCGGAGATCGCCGCGCGCGTGCAGCAGGAGTGCTTCTACTCGCTGGAGGCGCCGGTGCTGCGCGCCACCGGGTTCGACACCCCGTACCCGCCGTCCAAACTCGAGGAGCACTTCCTCCCCGACCTGGACCGGGTGCTGCACACCGTCGACCGCGCGATGGGCTGGTGA
- a CDS encoding dihydrolipoamide acetyltransferase family protein, producing MPEYKQFLLADTAEGLTEAEILNVRVQPGDEVTVNQIVVEVETAKAAVELPIPWAGVITEVLAEPGATVEVGAPLLTVDVDPAGSSASPAQAVNGSSAPAPAAAEEEMKPLVGYGSKTTEARRRPRRAAPSAAPPAAPPAAPAAPAPAPAAARGGYVPLAKPPVRKLAKDLGVDLSTLTGSADGGIITREDVERAARPAAPAAPAPVAGSRERRVPVKGVRKATAQAMVSSAFTAPHVTEFLTIDVTPMMELRERLKKHPDFAGVKLTPLAFAAKAVCMAVKRTPDVNATWDEAAGEIVYKDYVHLGIAAATPRGLVVPKIRDADAMSLPELARALDQLTTTAREGKTPPADMVNGTITITNVGVFGVDTGTPIINPGEAAILAFGAIKDAPWVVDGQLAVRKVLQLSLSFDHRLVDGQQGSQFLADVGALLADPAMAITY from the coding sequence GTGCCCGAGTACAAGCAGTTCCTGCTCGCCGACACCGCCGAAGGCCTGACCGAAGCCGAGATCCTGAACGTCCGGGTGCAGCCCGGCGACGAGGTGACGGTCAACCAGATCGTCGTCGAGGTGGAGACCGCGAAGGCCGCCGTCGAGCTGCCCATCCCGTGGGCAGGCGTGATCACCGAGGTGCTGGCCGAGCCCGGCGCGACCGTCGAGGTCGGGGCGCCGCTGCTGACCGTCGACGTCGACCCGGCCGGGTCGTCGGCGTCTCCGGCCCAGGCGGTGAACGGCTCGTCCGCGCCGGCGCCTGCCGCGGCCGAGGAGGAGATGAAGCCGCTGGTCGGCTACGGCTCGAAGACGACCGAGGCGCGGCGACGACCGCGTCGGGCCGCTCCGTCCGCCGCACCGCCTGCTGCTCCTCCCGCCGCACCGGCTGCTCCGGCGCCGGCGCCCGCGGCGGCGCGGGGTGGCTACGTGCCGCTGGCCAAGCCGCCGGTGCGCAAGCTCGCCAAGGACCTCGGTGTCGACCTGTCGACCCTGACCGGGTCGGCGGACGGCGGGATCATCACGCGCGAGGACGTCGAGCGGGCGGCCCGTCCGGCTGCTCCCGCTGCTCCCGCGCCGGTGGCCGGGTCGCGTGAGCGTCGGGTGCCGGTCAAGGGCGTCCGCAAGGCGACCGCGCAGGCGATGGTGTCCAGCGCGTTCACCGCGCCGCACGTCACGGAGTTCCTCACCATCGACGTCACGCCGATGATGGAGCTGCGTGAGCGGCTGAAGAAGCACCCGGACTTCGCCGGGGTGAAGCTGACCCCGCTGGCCTTCGCGGCCAAGGCCGTGTGCATGGCGGTGAAGCGGACGCCGGACGTCAACGCCACCTGGGACGAGGCGGCGGGCGAGATCGTCTACAAGGACTACGTGCACCTGGGCATCGCCGCGGCGACGCCCCGCGGGCTCGTGGTGCCGAAGATCCGGGACGCGGACGCGATGTCGCTGCCCGAGCTGGCGCGGGCGCTGGACCAGCTGACCACGACCGCGCGCGAAGGCAAGACCCCGCCCGCGGACATGGTCAACGGGACGATCACGATCACCAACGTCGGGGTGTTCGGGGTGGACACCGGCACGCCGATCATCAACCCGGGCGAGGCCGCGATCCTGGCCTTCGGCGCGATCAAGGACGCGCCGTGGGTGGTGGACGGGCAGCTCGCCGTGCGGAAGGTGCTGCAGCTGTCGCTGAGCTTCGACCACCGGCTGGTCGACGGGCAGCAGGGCTCGCAGTTCCTCGCCGACGTCGGCGCGCTGCTGGCCGATCCGGCCATGGCGATCACGTACTGA